Proteins encoded in a region of the Spiroplasma endosymbiont of Amphimallon solstitiale genome:
- a CDS encoding AAA family ATPase, with translation MGISSFNNFVGQNNVIERILILIKGSKIQNIALSHILLIGPPGIGKTTIARLIAEELQVNFHSLEGTSINKTSDIISILANIKQSDIVFIDEIHVVNYEILEVLYSALEGNFINIMIGKDYNTWIVKLIYPLLHLLVLLIK, from the coding sequence ATGGGTATTAGTAGTTTTAATAATTTTGTTGGACAAAATAATGTTATTGAACGTATTCTAATTTTAATCAAAGGTAGTAAAATTCAAAATATTGCTTTAAGTCATATTTTATTAATTGGTCCTCCTGGTATTGGAAAAACAACTATTGCACGATTAATAGCAGAAGAATTGCAAGTAAATTTTCATAGTTTAGAAGGAACAAGCATTAATAAAACTAGCGATATTATTAGTATTTTAGCAAATATCAAACAATCTGATATAGTTTTTATTGATGAAATTCATGTTGTTAACTATGAAATATTAGAAGTATTATATTCTGCATTAGAAGGTAATTTTATTAATATTATGATTGGTAAAGATTATAATACCTGAATTGTAAAATTAATTTACCCTCTTTTACATTTATTGGTGCTACTAATAAAGTAG
- the ruvA gene encoding Holliday junction branch migration protein RuvA: MKRFIFLFHLINSKNRKGGISHGWIFLGIIKEFYENKIIFECNDHGYIIEGVNLQTLPLNIKVKIYVYFHQKPTYEQFFGFVSKPIKTFFIHLLNISNIGPKTALRLLNQLSLDSIKLAISKQDYKILQQCKGITHKIANNIINYFSNHIKVVSNLTTSQNEKSDLVFDTLLKLGFSSIVINNFLLRNINWDLEVEEIIFNFVEK, translated from the coding sequence ATAAAAAGGTTTATTTTTCTTTTTCATCTAATTAATAGTAAGAATAGAAAAGGAGGAATAAGTCATGGATGAATATTTTTAGGTATTATTAAAGAATTTTATGAAAATAAAATTATTTTTGAATGTAATGATCATGGATATATTATTGAAGGTGTTAATTTACAAACATTACCATTAAATATTAAAGTGAAAATTTATGTTTATTTTCATCAAAAACCAACTTATGAACAATTTTTTGGGTTTGTATCAAAACCAATAAAAACCTTTTTTATTCATTTACTTAATATTAGTAATATTGGACCAAAAACTGCTTTAAGATTATTAAATCAACTATCACTTGATAGTATTAAGTTGGCTATAAGCAAACAAGATTATAAGATATTGCAACAGTGTAAAGGTATAACTCATAAAATTGCTAATAATATTATTAATTATTTTAGTAATCATATTAAAGTAGTAAGTAATTTAACAACTAGTCAAAATGAAAAATCAGATTTAGTATTTGATACATTATTAAAATTAGGTTTTAGTTCAATAGTAATTAATAATTTTTTATTAAGAAATATTAATTGAGATTTGGAAGTTGAAGAAATTATTTTTAATTTTGTAGAAAAGTAA
- a CDS encoding YebC/PmpR family DNA-binding transcriptional regulator: protein MAGHSQYANIKHRKDVQDNKRGKIFQKLSRKIYVSVKLGGANVENNPRLKLMLEKARRINMPKDNINRAINKASNKNETTNYEAVTYEGYGPSNIAIIIHCLTDNKNRTASNIRSYFNKLGGHLAATNSVQYLFQTTGVIQFSSLLSVEEILELIIDFEIFNIEKNEDIIDIEVNSKQLNAVTNLLEKNNINDFITNEIVNIPHELIIITDQQQIKLIDILLETIENDDDVLSIEHNFKK, encoded by the coding sequence ATGGCTGGACATTCGCAATATGCAAATATTAAACATCGTAAAGATGTCCAAGATAACAAACGTGGTAAAATTTTTCAAAAATTATCAAGAAAAATTTATGTTTCTGTTAAATTAGGTGGTGCAAATGTTGAAAATAATCCGCGATTGAAATTAATGTTAGAAAAAGCACGACGTATAAATATGCCAAAGGATAATATTAATCGTGCTATTAATAAAGCTAGTAATAAAAATGAAACAACTAATTATGAAGCAGTCACTTATGAAGGATATGGACCAAGTAATATTGCCATAATTATTCATTGTTTAACTGATAATAAAAATCGAACTGCAAGTAATATTCGAAGTTATTTTAATAAATTGGGTGGTCATTTAGCTGCTACTAATTCTGTTCAATATTTATTTCAAACAACGGGGGTAATTCAATTTTCAAGTTTATTATCAGTTGAAGAAATATTGGAGTTAATAATTGATTTTGAAATTTTTAATATTGAAAAAAATGAAGATATCATTGATATTGAAGTTAATTCTAAACAGTTAAATGCCGTAACTAATTTATTAGAAAAAAATAATATTAATGATTTTATTACTAATGAAATTGTTAATATTCCCCATGAATTGATTATCATTACTGATCAACAACAAATTAAATTAATTGATATATTGTTAGAAACAATTGAAAATGATGATGATGTGCTTTCAATTGAACATAATTTTAAAAAATAA
- a CDS encoding Holliday junction DNA helicase RuvB C-terminal domain-containing protein yields MYNYCVVMNVDLNETNILQILFFLQIYPLGLNSLQLAYLALFNNVNLDKSLSIETICQLLNEERKNLEIHYEPWLIHCGLITKTTKGRKITIIGKEYINNNIILFRK; encoded by the coding sequence TTGTATAATTATTGCGTTGTTATGAATGTAGATTTAAATGAAACTAATATTTTGCAAATTTTATTTTTTTTGCAAATTTATCCTTTAGGTTTAAATAGTTTACAATTGGCATATTTAGCATTGTTTAATAATGTAAATTTAGATAAAAGTTTGAGTATTGAAACTATTTGTCAACTTTTGAATGAAGAAAGAAAAAATCTTGAAATTCATTATGAACCTTGACTTATTCATTGTGGTTTAATTACTAAGACAACTAAGGGTCGTAAAATAACAATTATTGGTAAAGAGTATATTAATAATAATATAATTTTATTTAGAAAATAA
- the nadE gene encoding NAD(+) synthase: protein MNLEQYLDEIIKFLQSEVKKANAKGLIVGLSGGVDSAVVALLIKKAFPNDHLALIMPCFSPDIDLEYANNLVNIHKLNAKVVNLNNVFLSFKKTLETEINIEKSKLILGNLKARLRMNTLYAYAQNHNYLVVGTDNSDEWHIGYFTKYGDGGVDLLPIIHLLKKDVFAAAKILKVSEEIIIRKPTAGLWDGQTDEMEMQFKYEQLDQYLLGNKSLIPSSVINKIEFMHQNSAHKRIPVPQAPKWTRKK from the coding sequence ATGAATTTAGAACAATATTTAGATGAAATTATTAAATTTTTACAAAGTGAAGTAAAAAAAGCAAATGCCAAAGGTTTAATTGTTGGTTTAAGTGGTGGTGTTGACTCAGCAGTAGTAGCATTATTGATTAAAAAAGCTTTTCCTAATGATCATTTAGCATTAATTATGCCTTGTTTTTCACCAGATATTGATTTAGAATATGCAAATAATTTAGTTAATATTCATAAATTAAATGCCAAAGTAGTTAATTTAAATAATGTTTTTTTAAGTTTTAAAAAAACATTAGAAACTGAAATTAATATAGAAAAATCAAAATTAATTTTAGGCAATTTAAAAGCTAGATTAAGAATGAATACTCTTTATGCATATGCACAAAATCATAATTATTTAGTTGTAGGAACAGATAATAGTGATGAATGACACATTGGTTATTTTACTAAATATGGTGATGGTGGTGTTGATTTATTACCAATTATTCATTTGTTAAAAAAAGATGTTTTTGCTGCAGCAAAGATATTAAAAGTTAGTGAAGAGATCATTATTCGTAAGCCAACTGCTGGTTTATGAGATGGACAAACTGATGAAATGGAAATGCAATTTAAGTATGAACAATTAGATCAATATTTACTAGGAAATAAATCATTAATACCATCATCAGTAATTAATAAAATTGAATTTATGCATCAGAATAGTGCACACAAAAGAATACCTGTACCGCAAGCTCCGAAATGAACAAGAAAAAAATAA
- a CDS encoding DNA recombination protein RmuC, with amino-acid sequence MDIVISLLVVILIISSIGGLIIYMQIKKSEKVTSDPIAQDFLKMQVETLKEQLNDFKTSWNGSDRDKTEKLINLMSNIDNFQKNLDKKEDDYKRNADVIQRQVVDVIKDLAKLQESSTVLGKINDNIQSLQEVFINTKKRGNVGEFVLEKILTNMLGSNQKLWERQYKTIDGKVVDAYVKTDSEKEGIAIDSKFSIDNYQRYLVSEDIKVKENYLKDFRNDIRKRIDEVGKYINIKNKISSAVMFIPSEEIFAFIYAQFADDIVEYAFKKRVWITSPTTLSAVLFTVDKNRKDIDFNKNLEKMAKKLRLFKDDFDRWVDRWEKVKAGFDTTNKAIETLDKTHNKIAGHYNNIFEMSEEIKESE; translated from the coding sequence GCAAATTAAAAAAAGTGAGAAGGTTACTAGCGACCCAATTGCACAAGATTTTTTAAAAATGCAAGTAGAAACTTTAAAAGAACAATTAAATGATTTTAAAACATCATGAAATGGTTCGGATCGTGATAAAACCGAAAAATTAATTAATTTAATGAGTAATATTGATAATTTTCAAAAAAATTTAGATAAAAAAGAAGATGATTATAAACGCAATGCTGATGTCATTCAAAGACAAGTAGTAGATGTTATTAAAGATTTAGCAAAGTTACAAGAATCATCAACTGTTTTAGGAAAAATTAATGATAATATTCAAAGTTTACAAGAAGTTTTTATTAATACTAAAAAACGTGGTAATGTTGGTGAATTTGTTTTAGAAAAAATTTTGACTAATATGTTGGGTTCAAATCAAAAATTATGAGAACGACAATATAAAACAATTGATGGCAAAGTTGTTGATGCCTATGTAAAAACAGATTCTGAAAAAGAAGGAATTGCTATTGATTCAAAGTTTTCAATTGATAACTATCAAAGGTATTTAGTAAGTGAAGATATTAAAGTTAAAGAAAATTATTTAAAAGATTTTCGTAATGATATTCGTAAACGAATTGATGAAGTTGGAAAATATATTAATATTAAAAATAAGATTTCTAGCGCAGTAATGTTTATTCCTTCTGAAGAAATATTTGCTTTTATTTACGCACAATTTGCTGATGATATTGTTGAATATGCTTTTAAGAAACGTGTTTGAATTACCTCTCCTACTACTTTATCTGCTGTTTTGTTTACAGTTGATAAAAATCGTAAAGACATTGATTTTAATAAAAATTTAGAAAAAATGGCAAAAAAATTACGTTTATTCAAAGATGATTTTGATCGTTGGGTTGATAGATGAGAAAAAGTTAAGGCTGGTTTTGATACAACTAATAAAGCCATTGAAACTTTAGATAAAACCCATAATAAAATTGCTGGACATTATAACAATATTTTTGAAATGTCTGAAGAAATAAAAGAGAGTGAATAA